In Verrucomicrobiales bacterium, one genomic interval encodes:
- a CDS encoding UDP-glucose/GDP-mannose dehydrogenase family protein, translated as MKISIFGLGYVGAVTAGCLAGQGHSIVGVDVSSAKVEALNAGVAPIIEPGLPELLKAARTAGLLRATTSCSDALLATEASIVCVGTPSALSGSLDLSFVRGVLAEMGAVLRKLSKPHTLVLRSTMLPGSTQALVDEILGDLEQSGMLQIFYYPEFLRESTAVSDFEHPSLAVVGSRTGARPPEDLMKSLFGPEAAVVNWPTAEMIKYACNAFHATKITFANEIGRLGKQLHIDARAVMELLCRDTKLNLSPYYMKPGNPFGGSCLPKDVRALTQCGRLEGVSLPLLESLLPSNERHLQSLLTLIMESGASEVVILGLSFKSNTDDLRESSMVEVAQTLLGRGYQVRIYDPALNLAALVGSNKRVIDTRMPHLASLLRSDLAAALGSGGFVVAAQKCATLDELKPHLTAKHSILDVNGWKELRALDVPYQGFCW; from the coding sequence ATGAAGATCAGCATTTTTGGCCTTGGATATGTGGGTGCCGTGACGGCGGGCTGTTTGGCCGGCCAAGGGCATAGCATTGTGGGAGTCGACGTGAGTTCGGCCAAAGTGGAGGCCTTGAACGCAGGCGTGGCGCCGATTATCGAGCCCGGGCTGCCTGAGCTTCTGAAGGCGGCGCGGACGGCCGGGCTGCTTCGGGCAACCACCAGCTGCTCTGACGCCCTCTTGGCCACTGAGGCGTCGATTGTGTGTGTCGGGACACCGTCCGCGTTGTCGGGGTCCCTTGACCTTAGCTTCGTTCGCGGAGTTCTCGCAGAAATGGGAGCGGTGCTTCGGAAGCTAAGCAAGCCGCACACCCTGGTGCTTCGGAGCACCATGCTTCCGGGCAGCACCCAGGCCTTGGTGGACGAGATTCTGGGCGATTTGGAGCAGTCCGGGATGCTGCAGATTTTTTATTATCCCGAGTTCTTGCGCGAGAGCACCGCTGTTTCTGATTTCGAGCATCCCTCCTTAGCCGTCGTCGGCTCACGCACGGGAGCCCGACCGCCTGAGGACTTGATGAAATCGCTGTTTGGACCCGAGGCGGCAGTGGTGAACTGGCCCACGGCGGAAATGATCAAGTACGCCTGCAATGCGTTCCATGCTACGAAGATCACCTTTGCGAATGAAATCGGCCGCTTGGGCAAGCAGCTTCACATCGATGCCCGTGCGGTCATGGAACTCCTCTGCCGAGACACTAAGCTGAACCTGTCCCCCTACTACATGAAACCGGGTAACCCGTTTGGCGGGTCCTGCCTTCCGAAGGACGTCCGAGCGCTGACCCAATGCGGCCGTTTGGAAGGCGTCTCGCTTCCTTTGCTGGAGAGCTTGCTTCCCAGCAACGAACGGCACCTGCAGAGCCTGCTCACGCTGATCATGGAATCGGGGGCGTCCGAGGTTGTGATTTTGGGTTTGTCCTTTAAATCAAACACGGATGATTTGCGCGAAAGCTCGATGGTGGAGGTGGCGCAGACGCTTTTGGGACGCGGGTATCAGGTGCGCATCTATGATCCGGCCCTAAACCTGGCGGCCCTGGTTGGCAGCAACAAGCGAGTCATCGATACCCGGATGCCTCATCTGGCTTCGTTACTGCGTTCGGATTTGGCTGCCGCGCTGGGTTCCGGTGGATTTGTGGTGGCTGCGCAGAAGTGTGCCACCTTGGACGAGCTGAAGCCGCATCTGACGGCTAAACACTCGATTCTCGACGTGAACGGCTGGAAGGAGCTGCGGGCTCTCGATGTGCCGTATCAGGGATTTTGTTGGTGA
- a CDS encoding bi-domain-containing oxidoreductase — protein MKQIAQYQDGRLELQEVPVPTAPPGGAVVRVTHSVISIGTEKMKVEQAKMNLLQKAKARPDQVRKVLDTARNLGWKAALEKVRNRLETPTPMGYSAAGIIESIDPGNTRFRVGDLVSCSGAECAFHAEWVAVPDLLMAKVPEGVEGWQAAYTTIAAIALQGVRQLEPQLGDRVLVMGQGLVGLLVTNILAASGCRVMAVDLAAARKPFALGVGAERVVIVGQQNLADEVRAWTEGYGVDSVVLCTAGNNNAPLEQAADALRDRGRIVIIGNTRADCAWKVFYEKELDVRYSRSYGPGRYDPAYEWAGVDYPIGYVRWTEGRNFESVLHLMKTGDLKLGSITTRRVPFQGCLEVYRDLMAEGAKDIGVVMEYATPGIDASANAPALEPKIASLSRGAAAEIRLSRPATRLDVIGAGNFARTMLLPHLQGKVPFGTVVNQTALSANHVKTKFAFASAGTSHEEVLQGKGGENAAVLIATRHHLHAPLVTSALNQGRHVFVEKPLCLTRAELAQIDAVMGSTAGSVQVGFNRRFAPASLELKKCIAGAAGPKSASFRVMAGKLDPTHWYSNYAESGGRVLGEACHFFDYFCFLFDSAPVRVSAQTTWPATGRLPFPDTITAQVEFADGSSGQLIYSAEGDTSWPKEELTVFGAGFVAGLQNYQKLVLHRGRKEKSFSYLSKGHAEQMAEWASFLRGERSHPLPYALSRQSMCLTFAALESIQQGRSIEVRDGQ, from the coding sequence GTGAAGCAGATTGCCCAATATCAAGATGGCCGGCTCGAGCTCCAGGAAGTGCCTGTTCCCACAGCACCTCCGGGTGGCGCGGTAGTCCGGGTGACCCACTCCGTGATCAGCATCGGTACGGAGAAGATGAAGGTAGAGCAGGCCAAGATGAACCTGCTTCAGAAGGCGAAGGCGCGTCCTGATCAAGTTCGGAAGGTGCTGGACACGGCCAGGAACCTGGGGTGGAAGGCCGCCCTGGAGAAGGTCCGAAATCGGCTCGAGACACCGACGCCGATGGGGTACAGCGCTGCGGGGATCATTGAATCCATTGACCCGGGCAACACGCGTTTTCGCGTCGGTGACTTGGTAAGCTGCAGCGGAGCCGAGTGTGCATTTCATGCCGAATGGGTCGCTGTGCCCGACCTGCTGATGGCCAAGGTGCCGGAAGGCGTGGAAGGCTGGCAGGCGGCCTACACCACCATTGCCGCCATCGCGCTGCAAGGGGTGCGGCAGTTGGAGCCTCAGCTGGGGGATCGAGTTTTGGTGATGGGCCAGGGCTTGGTTGGATTGTTGGTGACCAACATTCTGGCAGCCAGCGGGTGTCGTGTGATGGCAGTCGACTTGGCGGCCGCCCGAAAACCCTTCGCCTTGGGCGTCGGCGCGGAACGGGTAGTCATCGTTGGTCAGCAGAATCTTGCGGATGAAGTGCGTGCCTGGACGGAGGGCTACGGCGTAGACTCAGTAGTTCTGTGCACGGCAGGCAACAACAATGCCCCGCTCGAGCAGGCGGCCGATGCGCTGCGAGATCGCGGTCGGATCGTCATCATCGGAAACACGCGAGCCGACTGCGCCTGGAAAGTTTTCTACGAGAAGGAGCTGGACGTCCGTTATTCGCGTTCCTACGGCCCAGGTCGTTACGATCCGGCGTACGAATGGGCAGGAGTGGACTATCCTATCGGTTACGTGCGGTGGACCGAGGGGCGCAACTTCGAATCCGTGTTGCACTTGATGAAGACCGGTGATTTGAAGCTTGGCTCGATCACCACTCGGCGAGTTCCGTTTCAAGGATGCCTGGAGGTCTACCGCGACCTCATGGCCGAAGGGGCCAAGGATATCGGGGTGGTGATGGAGTACGCCACGCCGGGGATCGACGCGTCAGCCAACGCCCCGGCCTTGGAGCCGAAGATAGCTAGCCTATCGCGCGGCGCAGCCGCAGAGATTCGGCTTTCGCGTCCAGCGACCCGACTGGATGTGATTGGCGCTGGAAACTTTGCCCGCACCATGCTGCTGCCTCACCTGCAGGGCAAGGTCCCCTTTGGAACGGTTGTTAACCAGACCGCGCTTAGCGCCAATCATGTCAAAACGAAATTTGCCTTCGCGAGCGCGGGCACGAGTCACGAGGAAGTGCTTCAAGGCAAGGGTGGAGAGAATGCGGCGGTGCTGATTGCGACTCGCCATCACTTGCACGCACCGCTGGTGACATCCGCCTTGAATCAGGGACGTCATGTGTTTGTGGAGAAGCCCCTGTGTTTGACCCGAGCTGAACTGGCTCAGATAGATGCGGTGATGGGCAGCACTGCTGGATCGGTGCAGGTCGGTTTCAACCGTCGTTTTGCACCCGCCAGTCTGGAGCTCAAAAAATGCATCGCGGGGGCGGCTGGACCGAAGAGCGCGAGCTTTCGCGTGATGGCAGGGAAGTTGGATCCTACCCACTGGTATTCCAATTACGCAGAGAGCGGTGGTCGGGTGCTGGGCGAGGCCTGTCACTTCTTTGATTACTTCTGCTTCCTGTTCGATTCAGCCCCGGTGCGCGTCAGTGCTCAGACGACCTGGCCGGCTACCGGCCGATTGCCCTTTCCGGACACGATCACGGCGCAGGTTGAATTTGCGGATGGATCGTCGGGACAGTTGATTTACTCGGCCGAAGGCGACACCTCCTGGCCCAAGGAGGAGTTGACCGTGTTCGGAGCGGGGTTTGTCGCCGGGCTTCAGAACTACCAGAAGCTTGTGCTCCATCGGGGGCGCAAGGAGAAGAGTTTCTCCTATCTATCCAAGGGGCATGCCGAGCAGATGGCCGAATGGGCCTCGTTTTTGCGAGGTGAGCGCAGCCATCCCCTGCCGTACGCGCTCTCGCGGCAGAGCATGTGCCTGACATTTGCGGCGTTGGAATCGATTCAGCAGGGCCGATCCATCGAGGTGAGGGACGGCCAGTGA
- a CDS encoding heparinase II/III family protein, translated as MKDLSWYWHRLRAMSPEEMWAHARKKWLQRTDRMGRSPLPPLDFGSPSGFPVLRSPTEAPEELRTAVEQDAREILAGRWRAFGHLALQVDDPPRWHRDYLVQQDLTTTASAFGLNHRALPNGADVKLIWELSRWYQLLRLAQAGYLLRDDRAAMKCLDWLEDWLRKNPPLVGWNWTSALEVGMRLIQFTWIDALLDQSSTRVRERLHQLRAQVLVPHVSYAWRYKSFGSSANNHLLGELVGLILALVRWPVLAEVSTSIDRLQRIWEREVLAQFGADGGNREQALNYQLFSFEFCWQARLALKAFGRTISPEVERRLTGAARFFWEVQVREEPWDYGDSDSAYVSPLFARDSSVVPEWAGWMEQTRMGRSLGFWLGEPPSFGVPLGRGAQPPHTRKVGDWWVYPDAGIGIQASGFWWLRWDLSPLGYLSTAAHGHLDALHLSIWLKGVAFVVDPGTGAYYADPKLRAWLASRDAHNGPHPIGVPEFPRRLGPFLWQSHHQPPAWGAKSEGSIEGVFEIPGWQMRRQISSQPDGSGWCVSDSCVQKDGGSCAFSVRWQFAPGCTVRRESDREFILRRQDREVRVVLGSGWQSVELVELGDLNSGSSSVVSGPGTVSQAFRKTERAPFLLLTAPPAGDNSCVFTTTFLASISS; from the coding sequence GTGAAGGACCTCTCGTGGTACTGGCATCGGCTTCGGGCGATGAGCCCGGAGGAGATGTGGGCGCACGCGCGCAAGAAGTGGCTGCAGCGGACCGACCGTATGGGTCGATCGCCTCTGCCGCCTTTAGATTTCGGCAGCCCGTCCGGGTTCCCCGTGCTCCGGTCTCCGACGGAAGCTCCGGAGGAATTGCGGACGGCGGTTGAACAAGACGCTCGGGAAATCCTGGCCGGTCGCTGGCGTGCATTCGGCCACCTGGCCCTGCAGGTGGACGATCCCCCCCGCTGGCATCGGGATTACCTGGTGCAGCAGGACTTGACCACCACGGCTTCAGCTTTTGGGCTGAACCATCGAGCTCTTCCCAACGGAGCTGATGTCAAATTGATCTGGGAGTTGAGCCGATGGTATCAGCTCCTGCGGTTGGCACAGGCTGGGTATCTGCTGAGGGACGACCGGGCCGCGATGAAGTGTCTGGATTGGTTGGAGGACTGGCTCCGAAAGAACCCCCCCTTAGTGGGCTGGAACTGGACCAGCGCGCTGGAGGTGGGTATGCGCTTGATCCAGTTCACGTGGATCGACGCGCTTTTGGATCAAAGTTCGACCCGTGTTCGTGAGCGGCTGCATCAGCTGCGCGCGCAGGTCTTGGTGCCTCATGTTTCCTATGCGTGGCGCTACAAGTCCTTCGGCTCCTCAGCCAACAATCATTTGTTGGGCGAGTTGGTGGGCTTGATTTTGGCATTGGTTCGTTGGCCGGTGCTTGCCGAGGTGTCGACCTCCATCGACCGGCTCCAGCGGATCTGGGAGCGCGAGGTGCTCGCTCAGTTCGGCGCTGACGGCGGCAATCGCGAGCAGGCCCTCAACTATCAGCTTTTTTCCTTTGAGTTTTGTTGGCAGGCCCGACTGGCGTTGAAGGCTTTTGGCCGAACGATTTCTCCTGAAGTTGAGAGACGTTTGACCGGTGCCGCGCGGTTCTTCTGGGAGGTTCAGGTCCGTGAGGAACCCTGGGATTATGGGGATTCCGACAGCGCCTACGTGAGCCCGTTGTTCGCTCGAGATTCGAGTGTTGTGCCGGAGTGGGCGGGCTGGATGGAGCAGACGAGGATGGGACGCTCTTTGGGTTTTTGGCTGGGGGAGCCGCCTTCATTTGGGGTTCCATTGGGACGCGGAGCACAGCCGCCGCACACTCGGAAGGTGGGCGATTGGTGGGTTTATCCGGATGCCGGGATCGGGATTCAGGCCTCGGGTTTTTGGTGGTTGCGGTGGGATCTGTCGCCCCTGGGCTATCTTTCCACCGCGGCTCATGGACACTTGGATGCGCTGCATCTCTCGATCTGGCTTAAGGGGGTGGCGTTTGTGGTCGATCCAGGCACAGGAGCCTATTATGCCGACCCGAAATTGCGGGCCTGGCTGGCTTCACGCGATGCCCATAACGGCCCACATCCCATTGGTGTTCCTGAGTTTCCTCGGAGACTCGGTCCCTTCCTTTGGCAAAGCCACCATCAGCCGCCGGCGTGGGGGGCGAAGTCGGAGGGCAGCATTGAAGGTGTATTTGAAATCCCGGGTTGGCAAATGAGGCGCCAGATCTCCAGTCAGCCGGACGGATCGGGTTGGTGCGTCTCGGATTCGTGTGTTCAAAAGGACGGCGGCAGCTGCGCCTTTTCCGTTCGATGGCAGTTTGCACCTGGGTGCACCGTGCGCCGGGAAAGCGATCGTGAGTTTATCCTTCGGCGCCAGGATCGGGAGGTTCGTGTGGTGCTTGGTTCAGGGTGGCAAAGCGTTGAGCTAGTGGAGCTGGGGGACCTGAACTCTGGTTCAAGCTCGGTTGTCTCCGGTCCCGGCACTGTTTCTCAGGCGTTTCGGAAAACGGAACGGGCTCCTTTTCTTTTGCTGACCGCCCCGCCCGCAGGGGACAATTCTTGTGTTTTTACCACTACTTTTCTAGCTTCCATCTCTTCATGA
- a CDS encoding sugar transferase yields MLRGNQQFRTQVHQWKDALLFGFALWLTHLLWQPWHPIFFDDRSIETFDRFVWLLLIIIPGAPLIFESIGFYQRPVTGPRKDVYLTMAKGCVYITLGLILALWAFKTVLPRVVLFLYGFVSFGLMVASEEISRFIIRSRYGQAQFKRRFILVGTSEDIANLRSDISTTKFDGLEIVAQTDLKEGGVAKLVELLHEKVPNGVILAAQHTYFGDIEAAIQACELEGIEVWLLADFFKPQISQTTLDDFRGRPVLVFRSAPDDSWPRLIKVGMDTCSAGLALILLSPLFLVVALLIRMTSKGPVFFRQLRCGLNGQPFSMYKFRSMVTDAEQRKHELAAFNEMDGPVFKVSHDPRVTPVGRWLRKFSIDELPQLYNVLRGEMSLVGPRPLPIDEVRRFDDLAHRRRLSVKPGLTCLWQIKGRNNVTNFREWVRLDLEYIDNWSIWLDLKILFMTIPVVLRGTGAK; encoded by the coding sequence ATGCTCCGCGGTAATCAACAGTTTCGCACTCAGGTGCATCAGTGGAAGGACGCTCTGCTCTTTGGGTTTGCCCTGTGGCTTACCCATTTGCTGTGGCAGCCCTGGCATCCGATTTTCTTCGACGACCGATCTATCGAGACCTTCGATAGATTTGTTTGGCTTCTACTCATCATCATCCCGGGTGCGCCGTTGATCTTCGAATCGATCGGCTTCTACCAGCGCCCGGTGACAGGGCCGCGAAAAGACGTGTATCTGACCATGGCCAAGGGCTGTGTGTACATTACGTTGGGGCTGATTTTGGCCTTGTGGGCCTTCAAGACCGTGCTTCCCCGCGTGGTGTTGTTTCTCTACGGATTTGTGAGTTTCGGCCTGATGGTTGCGAGCGAGGAGATTAGTCGCTTTATCATCCGGAGCCGTTACGGCCAAGCACAGTTCAAACGTCGCTTTATCCTGGTGGGTACCTCTGAGGATATCGCGAACCTGAGATCGGACATCAGCACGACCAAGTTTGATGGACTTGAGATCGTCGCCCAAACCGACCTTAAAGAGGGAGGTGTTGCGAAGCTCGTTGAGCTGCTCCATGAGAAAGTGCCCAACGGGGTGATCCTTGCCGCCCAACACACTTACTTTGGTGATATCGAGGCGGCGATCCAAGCCTGTGAGTTGGAGGGTATTGAAGTTTGGCTGCTAGCTGATTTCTTCAAGCCTCAAATCTCGCAAACCACCCTCGATGACTTTCGGGGACGCCCGGTGCTCGTGTTTCGATCGGCCCCGGATGACTCCTGGCCTCGGCTAATCAAGGTGGGTATGGACACCTGCTCCGCAGGTCTGGCTTTGATCCTTCTTTCGCCTCTTTTTCTGGTGGTTGCCCTGCTGATTCGGATGACCTCGAAGGGCCCGGTCTTCTTCCGTCAGCTTCGTTGTGGGCTCAACGGACAGCCTTTCTCGATGTATAAGTTTAGATCGATGGTCACCGACGCGGAGCAGCGTAAGCATGAGTTGGCCGCTTTCAATGAGATGGATGGTCCAGTCTTCAAAGTGAGCCATGATCCTCGGGTCACCCCCGTCGGCCGGTGGCTGCGAAAGTTCAGCATCGACGAGCTTCCCCAGCTTTACAATGTCCTGAGGGGTGAGATGAGCTTGGTGGGGCCGCGGCCACTGCCGATCGACGAAGTGCGGCGTTTCGATGATTTGGCTCATCGCCGACGGCTGAGTGTGAAGCCTGGCCTCACTTGCTTGTGGCAGATCAAGGGCCGCAACAATGTGACGAACTTCCGAGAGTGGGTCAGATTGGACCTGGAGTATATCGACAACTGGTCTATCTGGCTCGATCTGAAGATCCTCTTTATGACCATCCCGGTGGTGCTTCGGGGGACCGGCGCGAAGTAG
- a CDS encoding exosortase-associated EpsI family protein: protein MSEEPKSLAEDLQKIPVELKRFSQALPDKLLFLLLFAGWVVLFHLLGNSTQGYVKETSLFGWMHYVFTTSEGDELGLYMPAIVLALAYWKREQLIAVRKSRWWPALLLVLAGLAIHVVGYVVQQSRVSIVGFFIGLYGITGLVWGWRWLLATFFPFCLFVFCVPLATETERITLPLRLYATQITAFTCRTILGINVLSDGTQLFDPQGRYQYDIAAACSGIKSLTATVAISLIGGFVFFRAPWRRLVTFLSAFPLAVLGNAIRLVAIVVASEAFGPLAGKYVHDSSWLSLLPYVPAIGGLVLLVKLLQEKELPGASAPVAPPPPVPEPIPVRSSFGRQGAFALVSVWLAVAATGVFIDKLRNNQRMGRPGLKVVSVPSLDVKGNPIGTNSVYLPEKVLSFDSRPMPVAQMVLDLLPKDTTYGQRLYQSADGMYVSTSVVLMGSDRSSIHKPQICLVAQGWKIDRSQATHLVIDRPTRYELPVMRLDLSKERQQADGSKDRVRGIYLYWFVSQDQLTADHLDRQWWMARDLLTQGLLQRWAYVTYFAECPPGLEQVTFERLKNLVSESVPLFQEVQGRPLAGVSDSQSGDLVQRDAGPVFQESVR from the coding sequence ATGTCTGAAGAACCGAAAAGTTTGGCAGAGGATTTGCAAAAAATCCCGGTTGAGTTAAAGCGCTTTTCCCAAGCGCTACCCGATAAGCTCCTGTTCCTGCTCCTCTTCGCGGGGTGGGTTGTTTTGTTCCATTTATTGGGCAATTCCACTCAAGGATATGTGAAGGAGACGTCCTTGTTCGGTTGGATGCACTACGTGTTCACGACTTCGGAGGGTGACGAACTGGGGCTTTATATGCCAGCGATCGTGTTGGCTTTGGCCTATTGGAAGCGCGAGCAGCTGATCGCCGTGAGAAAGTCTAGGTGGTGGCCGGCGCTTCTCTTGGTTTTGGCAGGGTTGGCCATTCACGTGGTGGGTTACGTGGTTCAGCAGTCCCGGGTCTCGATCGTCGGATTCTTCATTGGGCTCTACGGCATCACGGGTCTGGTCTGGGGCTGGCGTTGGCTCTTGGCCACGTTCTTCCCTTTCTGCCTCTTCGTCTTCTGCGTTCCCTTAGCCACGGAAACGGAGCGAATTACCCTTCCGCTCCGTTTGTATGCGACGCAGATCACTGCGTTTACGTGTCGCACTATCCTAGGTATCAATGTCTTAAGTGATGGGACTCAGCTGTTTGACCCTCAAGGCAGGTACCAGTACGACATCGCTGCGGCGTGCAGCGGCATCAAGAGCCTCACGGCCACGGTGGCAATTTCGCTTATCGGAGGGTTCGTCTTTTTCCGGGCGCCATGGCGGCGTTTGGTCACGTTTTTGTCGGCGTTTCCCCTGGCAGTGTTGGGTAATGCCATCCGCCTGGTAGCCATCGTGGTGGCGTCCGAAGCGTTTGGACCTCTGGCTGGAAAGTACGTTCACGACAGCAGTTGGCTCAGTTTGCTTCCCTATGTGCCGGCGATTGGTGGTTTGGTGCTTTTGGTTAAGCTCCTCCAGGAGAAGGAATTGCCTGGCGCATCCGCTCCTGTGGCCCCGCCCCCTCCGGTGCCCGAGCCGATCCCCGTCCGGTCCTCCTTTGGCCGGCAAGGGGCCTTCGCACTCGTCTCCGTGTGGCTGGCGGTGGCGGCTACAGGGGTCTTTATTGACAAATTGCGCAATAATCAGCGCATGGGACGTCCGGGGCTTAAAGTGGTGAGCGTGCCCTCCTTGGATGTGAAGGGAAACCCGATTGGAACCAACAGCGTCTACCTGCCGGAAAAGGTTTTGTCCTTTGACAGCCGTCCGATGCCGGTGGCGCAGATGGTTTTGGATCTGCTGCCCAAAGACACGACCTACGGGCAGCGGCTGTATCAGTCGGCAGATGGGATGTATGTCTCGACGTCCGTGGTGCTGATGGGGAGCGATCGAAGCAGCATTCACAAGCCTCAAATCTGTTTGGTGGCTCAGGGGTGGAAGATTGACAGGTCTCAGGCAACTCACCTGGTGATTGACCGGCCTACCCGTTACGAACTGCCTGTGATGCGACTAGATTTGAGCAAGGAGCGCCAACAAGCGGATGGATCCAAGGATCGGGTTCGTGGAATCTACCTCTATTGGTTTGTCTCCCAGGACCAGTTGACGGCGGATCATTTGGATCGGCAATGGTGGATGGCTCGGGACCTTTTGACGCAAGGACTATTGCAACGTTGGGCCTATGTCACCTATTTTGCGGAGTGCCCGCCTGGGCTTGAGCAGGTCACCTTCGAACGGCTCAAGAACCTAGTTTCAGAGTCGGTACCGCTCTTTCAGGAAGTTCAGGGCAGGCCTCTGGCAGGTGTGTCTGATTCTCAGTCTGGAGACCTTGTTCAGCGGGATGCTGGGCCTGTTTTTCAGGAGAGCGTGAGGTGA
- a CDS encoding SDR family oxidoreductase, which yields MATSNRSARQTKLTSVVTGGAGFLGSHLVDYLLDRGHRVVAIDNLVTGSVDNIAHLAGNSNFHFIEQDVTEFLYLAGPVDYLWHFASPASPIDYLELPIQTLKVGSLGTHKALGLAKEKGARFLLASTSEVYGDPLVHPQPETYWGNVNPIGPRGCYDEAKRFAEALVTAYRKQHRLETRIVRIFNTYGPRMRLRDGRVVPAFISQALKNKPITVFGDGSQTRSFCYCSDLIEGIYRLMMGSAPGPVNIGNPTEMTMLQFAEATIRATRSSSRIVHRPLPQDDPKQRKPDIRLARTLLKWEPKVGLAEGLKQTIKYFRSKV from the coding sequence ATGGCAACATCAAACCGTTCGGCGCGTCAGACGAAGTTGACCTCGGTCGTTACCGGAGGTGCGGGATTTCTTGGTTCGCATCTCGTAGACTATCTGTTGGACCGCGGCCATCGCGTGGTTGCCATCGACAACCTGGTGACCGGGTCGGTGGACAATATCGCTCACTTGGCGGGGAACAGTAATTTTCACTTCATCGAGCAGGACGTCACGGAGTTCCTCTATCTGGCCGGCCCCGTGGATTATCTTTGGCACTTCGCCTCTCCGGCCAGCCCGATTGACTATCTTGAGCTACCCATCCAAACCCTTAAGGTTGGCTCGCTTGGGACCCACAAGGCACTTGGCCTGGCAAAGGAGAAAGGGGCTCGATTTTTACTGGCTTCCACCTCCGAGGTCTATGGGGACCCTTTGGTGCATCCCCAACCCGAGACCTACTGGGGCAATGTGAACCCCATTGGTCCGCGCGGGTGCTATGATGAGGCCAAGCGATTTGCCGAGGCTTTGGTGACCGCCTATCGAAAGCAGCACCGCTTGGAGACTCGCATCGTCCGCATCTTTAACACCTATGGTCCTCGAATGCGACTGCGCGATGGCCGGGTGGTGCCCGCCTTCATTAGCCAGGCCCTTAAAAACAAGCCGATCACTGTGTTTGGCGATGGCAGTCAAACCCGGAGCTTTTGCTACTGTTCCGACCTGATCGAGGGTATCTATCGATTGATGATGGGATCGGCACCCGGCCCCGTGAACATAGGGAATCCTACCGAGATGACCATGTTGCAGTTTGCCGAGGCCACCATCCGGGCTACCCGGTCGAGCAGTCGGATTGTTCATCGCCCTCTCCCTCAGGATGACCCGAAGCAGCGAAAGCCGGATATTCGGTTGGCTCGCACGCTTCTCAAGTGGGAACCCAAGGTGGGTCTCGCTGAAGGGCTCAAGCAAACGATTAAATATTTTCGTTCTAAGGTTTAG
- a CDS encoding glycosyltransferase family 4 protein, producing the protein MDSQAHQPQKRETVLIIVENLPVPLDRRVWQESCALRDAGYQVVVICPKMRGYVKAEEVLDGIQIYRHWISDEAGGLLGFIGEYASALLGELRLTCKAWWRHRFKLIHLCNPPDLLFLVAWPFRLLFGVKVIYDVHDAWPEMFEAKFQRRGLLYWAVRMAERLTYACADTVLATNQSVRGIALDRGGKGADEVFIVRTAPKIAVHQATPDPGLRKGKTFLVGYVGVMGDADGLQYLLEAADHLIRVMGRTDIHFLLMGTGPEHAKLVTLRDRLGLQQHVDLPGRVTNEFLFSALRTIDLGVSCDPINPYNDHCTMNKVLEYMAFGKAQVLFDLKEGRFSAGEAAVYVSENSPIRLAEAIAGVLDDGASRDRMAAAGLERFRTELNWEKSVEQLLIAYHRTLATSL; encoded by the coding sequence ATGGATTCTCAAGCTCACCAGCCGCAGAAGCGGGAGACCGTTCTGATTATCGTGGAGAACCTGCCGGTGCCTTTGGATCGCCGGGTATGGCAGGAGTCCTGCGCCCTTCGAGACGCGGGTTACCAGGTGGTCGTCATCTGCCCGAAGATGCGCGGTTACGTGAAGGCGGAAGAGGTTCTCGACGGCATTCAGATCTATCGGCATTGGATTAGCGATGAAGCGGGTGGACTTCTGGGTTTTATCGGGGAGTATGCTTCGGCGTTGCTGGGAGAGCTTCGCCTGACCTGCAAGGCTTGGTGGCGCCACCGTTTTAAGCTCATTCATCTCTGCAATCCGCCCGATTTGCTCTTCTTGGTTGCATGGCCGTTCCGACTCCTCTTTGGGGTGAAAGTGATCTACGATGTTCATGATGCCTGGCCGGAGATGTTCGAAGCCAAGTTTCAACGTCGCGGTTTGCTCTATTGGGCGGTTCGCATGGCCGAGCGTTTGACTTACGCCTGCGCCGACACCGTGCTGGCTACGAATCAATCCGTTCGCGGGATCGCGCTGGATCGTGGTGGCAAAGGCGCTGATGAGGTTTTTATCGTTCGAACTGCTCCGAAGATAGCCGTTCATCAAGCCACCCCGGATCCCGGCCTGCGGAAGGGAAAGACGTTTTTGGTTGGATACGTCGGAGTGATGGGGGATGCGGATGGGCTGCAGTACCTCCTCGAGGCGGCCGATCACCTGATTCGGGTGATGGGGCGGACCGATATCCATTTTCTTTTAATGGGAACGGGCCCGGAACATGCTAAGTTGGTCACCCTGCGTGATCGCCTGGGGTTACAGCAGCATGTCGACCTGCCGGGACGAGTGACCAACGAGTTCTTGTTTTCGGCGTTGAGGACCATCGATTTGGGTGTCTCTTGTGATCCCATTAATCCCTACAATGATCATTGCACGATGAACAAAGTCCTGGAGTACATGGCCTTTGGAAAGGCTCAAGTGCTTTTTGATCTGAAGGAGGGTAGGTTCTCGGCGGGTGAGGCGGCGGTTTATGTCAGCGAAAACTCGCCGATTAGATTAGCGGAAGCCATCGCCGGCGTGTTGGATGATGGAGCCAGTCGGGATCGGATGGCGGCAGCAGGGTTGGAGCGGTTTCGAACCGAACTCAATTGGGAAAAATCGGTGGAACAGCTTCTGATTGCGTATCATCGGACTTTGGCTACCTCTCTTTGA